Proteins found in one Lysinibacillus fusiformis genomic segment:
- a CDS encoding LacI family DNA-binding transcriptional regulator: protein MKKTTIADVAQYANVSNSTVSQYLNKRYEYMSADTRKKIEEAVEALQYRPNLMARSLKQKSTFTIGIIVANIIHDFSTKIINALEAEFDKEGFHMIVCNSADNPKKEKKHIETLLEKQVDGLIVFPTGENKNLYIRLHQQAMPIVFIDRFIEGVDIPAVLLDNFSAMNTAVETFRKQPLAIITTSLALPITPRVERLEGFRQALRNRNLFIDERYIINGEPAEMAEIFNQLFTLEQPPKGIIAANDRIFEELMLYIKKRNLHVPNDVQVIAVDDVPYANFLTPSITTLQQPILPMAQKAASLLLAKIKKEHLADEQKLYRFKPILIQRDSTN from the coding sequence GTGAAAAAAACAACAATTGCCGATGTTGCACAATATGCAAATGTTTCGAATAGTACAGTATCGCAATATTTGAATAAGCGATATGAATATATGAGTGCAGACACTCGTAAGAAAATTGAAGAAGCTGTTGAAGCATTGCAATATCGTCCAAATTTAATGGCTCGTAGCTTAAAACAGAAATCTACCTTTACAATTGGTATTATTGTGGCGAATATTATCCATGACTTTTCAACGAAAATTATAAATGCACTGGAAGCAGAGTTCGATAAAGAGGGCTTCCATATGATTGTATGTAACTCGGCGGATAACCCTAAAAAAGAGAAAAAGCATATTGAAACTTTACTAGAAAAACAGGTAGATGGCTTAATCGTTTTTCCAACGGGAGAAAATAAAAATCTCTATATAAGGCTTCATCAACAAGCAATGCCAATCGTTTTTATTGACCGTTTTATTGAGGGAGTAGATATTCCAGCTGTGTTGCTTGATAATTTTTCTGCCATGAATACGGCAGTAGAGACGTTCCGCAAACAACCATTAGCCATTATCACTACCTCTTTAGCCTTACCGATTACTCCTCGTGTCGAACGCTTAGAAGGGTTTCGTCAAGCGCTCAGAAACAGGAATCTGTTCATTGATGAGCGCTATATAATAAATGGTGAACCAGCTGAGATGGCAGAGATATTCAATCAATTATTTACATTGGAACAACCACCAAAGGGAATCATTGCGGCAAATGATCGTATTTTTGAAGAATTAATGCTTTATATTAAAAAAAGAAATTTACATGTGCCTAATGATGTACAAGTAATCGCTGTGGATGATGTACCATATGCAAATTTTTTAACACCTTCCATTACAACATTGCAACAACCCATTTTACCAATGGCTCAGAAAGCGGCATCATTGCTCTTAGCAAAAATCAAAAAAGAACATCTTGCTGATGAACAAAAATTATATCGCTTTAAACCGATATTAATTCAGCGAGATTCAACTAATTAA
- a CDS encoding histidine--tRNA ligase, which translates to MKKMDYQNVRGTQDYLPEQEATRRAIRRTLEDTFISYGCKPLETPILNYTELMASKYAGGAEILQEMYTLTDRGERDLALRYDLTIPFAKVVAMNPAIAMPFKRYEIGKVFRDGPIKAGRFREFTQCDVDIVGVESQAAEAELMMMAIDAFDQLKLKINLQYNNRKLLVGLLQLFEVEQDQMNRVILILDKIEKIDEKTMLAELQALGLLDNSINKIKRFLDERPQISMAYFEGYATENNFLQQGLQELTELTAYIEALGISGQCIFNPFLARGLEIYTGTIYEIFLADGTIRSSIGSGGRYDNAIGGLLETDQTYATVGISFGLDVIYTALALSGKVDQNAPSVDIYIIPLGTEKEALKLATVLRREKYKVEVELSGKKVKKAMEKANRENTPKVIVLGENEVSQNMYKIKDMKSGEEEIVAFTF; encoded by the coding sequence ATGAAAAAAATGGACTATCAGAATGTTCGAGGAACACAAGATTATTTACCAGAGCAGGAGGCTACTCGTCGTGCGATACGCCGTACGTTAGAAGATACATTTATATCCTATGGCTGCAAGCCGTTAGAAACACCTATTCTTAACTATACAGAGTTGATGGCTTCTAAATATGCTGGTGGTGCTGAGATTTTACAGGAGATGTATACATTAACAGATCGAGGCGAGCGGGATTTAGCGTTACGCTATGATTTAACGATTCCATTTGCAAAGGTTGTAGCTATGAATCCAGCGATTGCTATGCCATTTAAACGATATGAGATTGGCAAAGTATTTCGAGATGGCCCCATCAAGGCTGGTCGTTTTCGCGAATTTACACAATGTGATGTAGATATTGTTGGGGTAGAATCACAGGCTGCTGAGGCGGAGCTAATGATGATGGCGATAGATGCCTTTGATCAGCTTAAACTTAAAATTAATCTCCAATATAATAATCGCAAGCTTTTAGTTGGTTTGCTGCAATTATTTGAGGTTGAACAGGATCAAATGAATCGAGTTATTTTAATTTTAGATAAGATTGAAAAAATAGACGAGAAAACAATGCTCGCAGAATTGCAGGCATTGGGGTTATTAGATAATAGCATTAATAAAATAAAGCGTTTTTTAGATGAACGTCCTCAAATAAGTATGGCGTATTTTGAAGGCTATGCGACCGAAAACAACTTTTTACAACAAGGTTTACAGGAATTAACGGAACTAACAGCTTATATAGAGGCACTTGGAATAAGTGGGCAATGTATTTTCAATCCATTTTTAGCGAGAGGACTTGAAATTTACACAGGAACAATTTATGAAATCTTTTTAGCTGATGGAACAATCCGATCAAGTATTGGTAGCGGGGGACGCTATGACAATGCAATTGGTGGCCTTTTAGAGACAGATCAAACCTATGCAACTGTTGGTATTTCATTTGGGTTAGATGTCATCTATACAGCTTTGGCGCTTTCGGGAAAAGTAGATCAAAACGCTCCTAGTGTGGATATTTATATTATTCCTCTGGGAACAGAAAAGGAGGCACTAAAGCTGGCAACTGTATTACGGCGAGAAAAATATAAAGTAGAAGTTGAGTTAAGTGGGAAAAAAGTGAAGAAGGCAATGGAAAAAGCCAATCGTGAAAACACACCAAAGGTCATTGTATTAGGAGAAAACGAGGTCAGTCAAAATATGTATAAAATAAAAGATATGAAAAGTGGTGAGGAAGAAATCGTTGCATTTACCTTTTAA
- a CDS encoding zinc-binding alcohol dehydrogenase family protein has protein sequence MRQLIINEPFQMVEREVDKPSIEGSHDVLLKITHIGVCGTDTHAFAGEQPFFSYPRVLGHELAAIVEEVGEAVKDIQVGDRATVIPYIHCGECVACRRGQTNCCKSLKVLGVHMDGGMGEYIVVDDSIVITDNAVSGDQLAIVEPLAIGAHAVRRSELTANDTVLVIGAGPIGLGAARFAKLRGAKTVLMDLNEERLKEGQAWTEADGVIVGSHDVMAQLHDKFNGELPTVVFDATGNQQSMESSFQYVENSGTLVFIGLMKKTITFNDPEFHSKELTLKSSRNATLEDFETVMNYMQSGAIKQGYVTKNIAFDEAISYFEAKQYNTNKAQIYFK, from the coding sequence ATGCGACAATTAATAATTAATGAACCATTTCAAATGGTAGAACGTGAAGTAGACAAGCCGAGTATTGAAGGAAGTCATGATGTTTTATTAAAAATCACACATATTGGCGTGTGTGGAACAGACACACATGCTTTTGCAGGCGAACAGCCATTCTTTAGTTATCCACGTGTGTTAGGTCATGAACTAGCTGCTATCGTAGAAGAAGTCGGTGAAGCAGTGAAGGACATTCAAGTAGGTGATCGTGCAACAGTTATTCCATACATCCATTGTGGAGAGTGTGTTGCATGCCGTCGAGGTCAAACGAACTGCTGTAAATCCTTGAAAGTATTAGGTGTACATATGGATGGAGGTATGGGCGAATATATCGTAGTTGATGACAGTATTGTGATTACTGATAATGCTGTGTCAGGTGATCAATTAGCCATTGTGGAACCATTAGCTATTGGTGCCCATGCAGTACGTCGTTCAGAACTAACAGCAAATGATACGGTACTTGTTATCGGTGCAGGGCCAATTGGATTAGGAGCGGCTCGTTTTGCTAAATTACGTGGCGCAAAAACAGTGTTAATGGACTTAAACGAAGAACGTTTAAAAGAAGGACAGGCATGGACGGAAGCGGATGGCGTGATTGTTGGTAGTCATGACGTAATGGCCCAGTTACATGATAAATTTAATGGCGAACTACCTACAGTTGTCTTTGATGCAACTGGCAATCAACAATCAATGGAATCTTCATTCCAGTATGTAGAAAATAGTGGCACATTAGTGTTTATTGGCTTAATGAAGAAGACCATTACTTTTAATGATCCTGAATTTCATTCCAAGGAATTAACGTTGAAAAGCAGCCGTAATGCGACGTTAGAAGACTTTGAGACGGTTATGAACTACATGCAGTCAGGAGCTATAAAGCAAGGCTATGTCACGAAAAATATTGCATTCGATGAAGCGATTTCTTACTTTGAGGCAAAACAATACAACACGAATAAAGCACAAATCTATTTTAAGTAA
- a CDS encoding transporter suffix domain-containing protein — protein sequence MTSNEKTQKSFAYKLGLGIIIFSLSLWLIPIITPFTPIPTKVKAGIIPGSIIVAEILFWLGALLVGKEVANKFKSYLNPKKWREKGDTQKNEE from the coding sequence ATGACCTCTAACGAAAAAACACAAAAATCATTTGCTTATAAGCTTGGATTAGGCATTATTATCTTTTCTCTTTCACTATGGTTAATCCCAATCATTACACCTTTCACACCGATACCTACAAAAGTAAAGGCTGGGATTATACCAGGAAGTATTATTGTAGCTGAAATCTTATTTTGGCTTGGTGCTTTACTTGTTGGAAAAGAGGTAGCTAACAAATTTAAAAGCTATCTAAATCCTAAAAAATGGCGAGAAAAAGGTGACACTCAAAAAAATGAAGAATAA
- a CDS encoding DUF4179 domain-containing protein — MERIEKKLKKEMKADHNMKYPDFEQMWSSIQQDELKIVDEPIELRPRKRKRFVLVAGLAVALMATPVYAALNYDWSTILSYRAGIQSALDQGLGQTIEQSVTKDGFTLTVHTAFIDDNRTFLLYSLKPDASWDGENIGFELTGLKDSKGNFIEGNYTHSWNEELGTFQGYFETDWVAEGQMTEVELMMENIQFISDEKYSIDYNPNDLTTQVFPIQKDGVDTVSIQSFEQDEGKILLKTAVTLTDLKVRNTGIFIEAINNTNHSIETGKRSFMGRQGAKGEYFSQQLFESEALQEEGTKFQISYNRILETKESTWNMQLNLSKTQLENTSFKKVLDIPIDNVPGGTKIHEMSVTPTQVRLILTQEKYETFPYMDYQLDVGGTLLTGYISSEVGDPNETELRFEITGLNGASLENQPVAFVAKNHVEGLYGDDNSIQLTNISAKPQSVTSNIAGYSISWTYYMKDNNLYVESLSPDPGFAGVNQTYYLEGKEKIYGTPEYMGILENNKRMDVYENFDKKELEILIFKYLTNKPNDELRIPLTFGK; from the coding sequence TTGGAACGCATTGAAAAGAAATTGAAAAAAGAGATGAAGGCAGACCATAACATGAAGTATCCTGATTTTGAACAAATGTGGAGCAGTATCCAACAGGATGAACTAAAAATCGTGGATGAACCGATCGAACTTCGACCGCGTAAAAGAAAGAGATTTGTATTGGTTGCAGGATTAGCTGTCGCTCTAATGGCTACCCCTGTCTATGCAGCATTGAATTATGATTGGTCAACTATTCTTTCTTATAGAGCTGGTATTCAGTCTGCATTAGATCAGGGCTTAGGGCAGACGATTGAACAATCTGTTACGAAGGATGGATTTACGCTCACTGTACATACGGCGTTTATCGATGATAACAGAACCTTTCTTTTATATAGTTTGAAACCTGATGCCTCTTGGGATGGAGAGAATATTGGCTTTGAACTTACCGGACTTAAAGATTCCAAGGGTAACTTTATTGAAGGGAATTATACACATTCTTGGAATGAGGAGCTTGGTACCTTTCAGGGTTATTTTGAAACGGATTGGGTGGCTGAAGGACAGATGACAGAAGTGGAGCTTATGATGGAGAATATTCAGTTCATCAGCGATGAGAAATATTCTATCGACTATAATCCAAATGACTTGACTACGCAAGTGTTCCCTATTCAAAAGGATGGAGTTGACACAGTGTCTATTCAATCTTTTGAACAAGATGAAGGTAAAATATTGCTTAAAACGGCAGTTACACTTACAGATTTAAAAGTCCGAAATACAGGGATATTCATTGAGGCGATTAATAATACGAATCATTCAATTGAAACAGGGAAAAGATCTTTCATGGGAAGACAGGGAGCGAAAGGAGAATATTTTAGTCAGCAACTATTCGAGTCTGAAGCCTTACAAGAGGAGGGAACTAAATTCCAAATTTCTTATAACCGCATACTAGAAACAAAAGAAAGCACTTGGAATATGCAACTAAATCTCTCTAAAACACAACTGGAAAATACGTCATTTAAGAAAGTACTAGATATTCCAATTGACAACGTGCCTGGTGGAACTAAAATTCATGAAATGTCGGTTACACCGACCCAAGTTCGATTGATTCTTACTCAAGAAAAATACGAAACTTTTCCTTATATGGATTATCAACTGGATGTAGGTGGAACTTTATTGACTGGGTATATTTCGAGTGAAGTTGGAGATCCTAATGAAACAGAGCTGCGCTTTGAAATAACTGGACTAAATGGAGCCTCTTTGGAAAATCAACCTGTAGCTTTCGTTGCTAAGAACCATGTTGAAGGTTTATACGGAGACGACAATTCAATCCAATTAACGAACATATCAGCAAAGCCTCAAAGTGTAACATCTAATATAGCAGGGTACTCAATTTCATGGACTTATTATATGAAGGACAATAACCTTTATGTGGAATCATTAAGCCCTGATCCAGGGTTTGCTGGAGTCAATCAAACCTATTATTTAGAGGGTAAAGAAAAAATCTATGGAACGCCTGAATATATGGGCATTCTTGAAAATAATAAAAGAATGGATGTTTATGAGAATTTTGACAAGAAGGAGCTAGAAATTCTCATTTTTAAATATTTAACTAACAAGCCCAATGATGAGCTACGTATACCCCTTACATTTGGAAAATAA
- a CDS encoding small acid-soluble spore protein Tlp, whose product MANSRHRKPDDRSNNVERMRDIVKNTEEKVQEAEISMEFADPLENNRLKEKNKRRKQSIEALKEEMKDEMAARKKGEV is encoded by the coding sequence ATGGCTAATTCAAGACACCGAAAACCAGATGATCGATCCAATAATGTTGAACGCATGCGTGACATTGTTAAAAATACTGAAGAGAAAGTTCAAGAAGCAGAAATTAGTATGGAATTTGCAGATCCTCTAGAAAATAACAGGCTAAAAGAAAAAAATAAGCGACGTAAACAGTCAATTGAAGCATTAAAAGAGGAAATGAAAGATGAAATGGCAGCACGAAAAAAAGGTGAAGTTTAA
- a CDS encoding RNA polymerase sigma factor yields the protein MTERELFDSYNKDVYRTCYYMLRNAQDAEDLCHDVFVTVFRQDWRSVEHTRAWILRIAMNQCLNLLKRKQAQLKKVSQVQLLQEQTTATVKSVDTIVLEKAAEEEWDALLRQLPEKLMAVVTLRYIGELSLVEIAETLKIPVGTVKSRLHKALKIMRKKLEQNQNLWLKGENQFGTH from the coding sequence TTGACAGAACGTGAATTATTCGATTCATACAACAAAGATGTATACCGTACCTGTTATTACATGCTACGGAACGCCCAAGATGCGGAAGACCTCTGCCATGATGTATTTGTCACCGTCTTTCGTCAGGATTGGAGAAGTGTAGAGCATACACGTGCTTGGATTTTACGAATTGCGATGAATCAATGCTTAAATTTGCTTAAAAGAAAGCAGGCTCAGTTAAAAAAAGTGAGTCAGGTACAGTTGCTGCAGGAGCAAACTACGGCAACAGTTAAATCTGTAGACACCATTGTATTGGAGAAGGCAGCAGAGGAGGAGTGGGATGCACTACTCAGACAGCTACCAGAAAAGTTAATGGCTGTTGTCACCCTTCGCTACATCGGTGAGCTATCATTAGTGGAAATTGCGGAAACACTAAAGATTCCGGTGGGAACAGTGAAATCGAGACTCCATAAGGCATTGAAAATTATGCGCAAAAAACTAGAACAAAATCAAAATCTATGGTTGAAGGGAGAGAATCAGTTTGGAACGCATTGA
- a CDS encoding MarR family winged helix-turn-helix transcriptional regulator, with protein MKNNKVAEQINQTIEDIWIMLEKMERAYTNYSLNNQQYVLLTLVIRHPSCSPSELADKMAITKSAVSQQLAKLEQDGYIMKRQHEEDKRAFSVELGEKGQLYKQEIEAFNQQITEKYHANLSSEELAEMLATLEKMKKILYEF; from the coding sequence ATGAAGAATAACAAGGTAGCGGAGCAAATTAATCAAACCATTGAAGATATTTGGATCATGCTTGAGAAAATGGAAAGGGCTTATACTAATTACTCCTTAAATAATCAGCAATATGTTCTTTTAACATTAGTGATTCGTCATCCGTCCTGTTCACCTTCAGAACTAGCAGATAAAATGGCTATTACGAAAAGTGCAGTGAGTCAGCAATTAGCTAAGCTTGAACAGGATGGCTATATAATGAAAAGGCAGCATGAAGAGGATAAGCGTGCATTTTCTGTTGAATTGGGTGAGAAGGGGCAACTATATAAACAGGAAATCGAAGCCTTTAATCAACAGATTACAGAAAAGTACCATGCTAATTTATCATCTGAAGAATTAGCTGAAATGTTAGCTACTCTAGAAAAAATGAAAAAAATACTGTATGAATTTTAG
- a CDS encoding UxaA family hydrolase: MNNQSVIKIHPMDNVAIALSDLPQGFLLPLDGTEITLQQQVLRGHKIAITTLSKDTHIMKYGFPIGHATEEISAGSWVHSHNMKTNLSGELSYEFNPKTHPVAEPRHAQRTFKGYRRKDGQVGVRNEIWIINTVGCINKVAENLAKLGNQLLKADNFDGVQHFAHPYGCSQLGDDLTYTQKILANLIHHPNAGAVIVLGLGCENNYIELFKKTIGHYDEQRVAFLNVQESADEMEEGQLLLEKAFDYVTTFERQALPISELKIGLKCGGSDGFSGITANPMIGVFSDQLISAGGATVLTEVPEMFGAEQILMERAKDASVFEDIVHLVNNFKQYFIKYNQPVYENPSPGNKAGGITTLEEKSLGCIQKGGFQEVKEVLDYGDRMSTKGLHLLNGPGNDLVSTTALASTGCQIVLFSTGRGTPFGGPTPTVKISTNTPLYERKKNWIDFNAGQLVEGKPMDVLVDEFMDYIVALASGEVQTNNEKYGFKEIAIFKDGVTM, encoded by the coding sequence ATGAACAATCAGTCAGTTATTAAAATTCATCCAATGGACAATGTAGCCATAGCCTTGAGTGATCTTCCTCAAGGCTTTTTACTTCCATTGGATGGGACCGAAATAACTTTACAGCAACAAGTACTACGTGGGCATAAGATTGCCATCACAACTCTTTCTAAAGATACACATATCATGAAATATGGTTTTCCAATTGGTCATGCGACAGAAGAAATCTCAGCAGGTAGCTGGGTTCACTCACATAACATGAAAACCAATTTATCGGGTGAATTAAGCTATGAATTTAATCCAAAAACACATCCTGTAGCCGAGCCTCGTCATGCACAGCGCACGTTTAAGGGCTATCGTAGAAAAGATGGTCAGGTTGGAGTGCGAAATGAAATCTGGATTATTAATACCGTTGGATGTATTAACAAAGTAGCTGAAAATCTGGCGAAGTTGGGCAATCAATTATTGAAGGCTGACAATTTTGATGGTGTACAGCATTTCGCTCATCCATATGGTTGTTCACAACTCGGTGATGATTTAACGTATACACAAAAAATATTAGCTAATTTAATTCACCACCCAAATGCAGGGGCAGTGATTGTATTAGGGCTAGGGTGTGAGAACAATTATATTGAGCTGTTTAAGAAAACAATCGGTCATTATGATGAACAACGCGTAGCCTTTTTAAATGTTCAAGAATCTGCAGATGAAATGGAAGAGGGTCAACTATTGCTTGAAAAAGCCTTTGACTATGTGACGACATTTGAAAGACAAGCATTACCTATTTCAGAGCTGAAAATTGGTTTGAAATGTGGCGGTAGTGATGGTTTCTCTGGCATTACAGCTAATCCGATGATTGGCGTATTTTCTGACCAATTGATCTCAGCAGGTGGTGCAACAGTGTTAACGGAAGTTCCAGAAATGTTTGGGGCTGAACAGATTTTAATGGAACGTGCAAAAGATGCCTCTGTTTTTGAGGATATTGTGCATTTAGTAAATAATTTTAAACAGTATTTTATTAAATATAATCAACCTGTCTATGAAAATCCCTCCCCGGGAAACAAAGCGGGTGGAATAACAACATTGGAAGAAAAGTCACTTGGCTGTATTCAAAAAGGGGGATTCCAAGAGGTAAAAGAGGTGCTTGATTATGGCGACCGTATGTCAACAAAGGGGCTACATTTACTAAATGGTCCAGGAAATGATCTTGTATCAACAACAGCACTTGCCTCAACAGGCTGCCAAATCGTCCTTTTCTCAACAGGTAGGGGAACACCGTTTGGAGGACCTACACCTACAGTCAAAATTTCAACAAATACACCACTTTATGAACGTAAAAAAAATTGGATTGACTTTAACGCAGGGCAGTTAGTGGAAGGTAAGCCGATGGATGTATTAGTCGATGAATTTATGGATTATATAGTAGCGCTAGCTTCAGGAGAAGTACAAACAAATAATGAGAAATATGGATTCAAAGAAATCGCCATTTTTAAAGATGGCGTGACGATGTAG
- the allD gene encoding ureidoglycolate dehydrogenase: MNISVPALKEIVVRKFTAEGVDAETAAQVADVLIYADLRGVSSHGVMRVEHYITRLKAGGITKNPHFSVEKRGTNHLLFKGDNGFGHVICKEAMDETIKIAKEHGSCTTIIQESSHCGALGYFLEQATSENLIAIMCSQTDSAVVPFGGKEPYFGTNPIAYGFPTNDKPIILDMATSNVALGKILYAREKGETIPNSWGVDAQGAPTTDPHQVKSLTPFAGPKGYGMALVVDVLSGILASAAFGPHISKMYGDYEQKRNLGQYLYVLDPNIFGDVELFKENISQMINELHDAPTAPNFDQVQVPGEIEQNRSAETMDKGIDLPEQVYNYLNS; this comes from the coding sequence ATGAATATTTCTGTACCAGCATTAAAAGAAATCGTTGTTCGAAAATTCACAGCTGAGGGTGTTGACGCTGAAACAGCAGCGCAAGTAGCAGATGTTTTGATTTATGCAGATTTACGTGGTGTCAGTTCTCACGGTGTTATGCGTGTGGAGCATTATATAACACGTTTAAAGGCAGGTGGCATAACGAAAAACCCCCATTTTTCAGTAGAAAAAAGAGGCACAAATCACCTTCTTTTTAAAGGGGATAATGGTTTTGGGCATGTCATTTGTAAGGAAGCGATGGATGAAACGATTAAAATAGCTAAGGAACATGGCTCATGTACAACGATTATTCAAGAAAGTAGCCATTGTGGGGCGCTTGGCTATTTCCTTGAACAAGCAACGAGCGAAAATTTAATTGCTATTATGTGCTCTCAAACCGACTCAGCAGTCGTTCCTTTTGGGGGAAAAGAGCCTTACTTTGGTACGAATCCAATAGCTTACGGTTTTCCAACCAACGATAAACCGATCATTTTGGACATGGCAACAAGCAATGTAGCACTCGGAAAAATTTTATATGCACGTGAAAAAGGCGAGACAATCCCAAATTCGTGGGGAGTTGATGCACAAGGGGCGCCAACTACAGATCCTCACCAAGTCAAATCTTTAACACCGTTTGCAGGACCAAAAGGATATGGGATGGCACTTGTAGTAGATGTTCTTTCTGGAATTTTAGCAAGTGCAGCTTTTGGTCCACACATTTCAAAAATGTATGGTGATTATGAACAGAAACGAAATCTTGGACAATATTTATATGTATTAGATCCAAATATTTTTGGTGACGTCGAGCTATTCAAAGAAAATATTTCACAAATGATTAATGAATTACATGATGCGCCAACAGCACCCAATTTTGATCAAGTACAGGTGCCTGGTGAGATTGAACAGAATCGTAGTGCAGAAACAATGGATAAGGGCATTGATTTACCTGAACAAGTGTATAACTATTTGAATAGTTAA
- a CDS encoding MFS transporter, which translates to MRIIRKYRLILFGFGFSYLGNWVNLVALNLLVWHLTESPTAMASIFIVGPIARILTSFFAGSIIDRSNKQKLMIYSDIIRGILILLLPFTSSIWLIYCVLFLSNITSSFFGPSSTYYISKYIPDEDKQSFNAILGMFSSGSFLIGPALAGFIIAISNVSVAFWFNALTFFICALSIFKLPAVEDHQEMQRKPITWKMLKEDYGIVYAYIKKEQVFAKVFLYFQGALMIAFALDSQEATFIKQKLQVSDSLYGIIVSIAGIGAIIGGAMAARYAKRFSTRQYIVYGLLLTTISYTLFYSSPNVTMAIISFIALGICMSFCNAGYSTFYQISVPTEIMGRFGSISTMVINVLQIVFTLALGLLAEWLSLQMVCIAFGVIAIFIALVLSVFMHSKSAYEGLREEIV; encoded by the coding sequence ATGCGCATTATTAGGAAGTATCGTCTCATTCTGTTTGGCTTTGGTTTCTCGTATTTAGGAAATTGGGTAAATCTAGTTGCACTCAATTTATTAGTTTGGCATTTAACAGAATCGCCTACTGCTATGGCTAGTATATTTATTGTAGGACCGATTGCTCGAATTTTAACAAGCTTTTTTGCAGGCTCCATTATTGATCGCTCGAATAAACAAAAATTAATGATCTATAGTGATATCATTCGTGGCATATTGATTTTATTGTTACCATTTACGTCTTCTATTTGGCTCATCTATTGCGTATTATTTTTATCTAATATTACAAGTAGCTTTTTTGGGCCGAGTAGTACCTATTATATTTCGAAATATATTCCAGACGAAGATAAACAATCCTTTAATGCAATATTAGGAATGTTTAGCTCAGGCTCATTTTTAATTGGGCCAGCATTGGCTGGGTTTATCATTGCCATTTCAAATGTATCTGTAGCATTTTGGTTTAATGCCTTGACGTTCTTTATCTGTGCGCTCTCGATTTTTAAGCTTCCAGCAGTAGAAGATCATCAGGAAATGCAGCGGAAACCCATTACTTGGAAGATGCTAAAAGAGGATTATGGTATTGTCTACGCTTATATTAAAAAAGAGCAAGTCTTTGCCAAAGTATTTCTATATTTTCAAGGTGCATTGATGATTGCCTTTGCATTAGACTCACAGGAAGCTACATTTATTAAACAAAAGCTACAAGTGTCAGATAGTCTATACGGTATCATTGTTAGTATCGCTGGGATTGGGGCGATCATTGGTGGAGCAATGGCTGCTCGTTATGCTAAAAGGTTTTCAACTAGACAATATATTGTCTATGGTCTGCTTTTGACCACAATTTCCTACACATTATTTTACTCTTCACCGAATGTGACAATGGCGATTATTAGCTTTATTGCATTAGGAATATGTATGTCATTTTGTAATGCGGGATACAGCACCTTTTATCAAATAAGTGTACCGACAGAAATTATGGGCCGTTTTGGTAGTATTTCCACAATGGTCATCAACGTGCTACAGATTGTCTTTACGTTAGCTTTAGGATTGCTAGCGGAATGGCTCTCACTACAAATGGTATGTATTGCATTTGGAGTCATAGCTATTTTCATCGCCCTAGTTTTATCTGTATTTATGCATTCAAAATCGGCCTATGAAGGTCTGAGGGAAGAGATTGTTTGA